The Ignavibacteria bacterium sequence CCTGCCTGTCGGACAGGCAGGTTAGTCAATCTCTTTAATGTAAGCAGATAATCATCTCGATAGACTGTCGGGATAATGATCTTACTTTGATTTTTACTAATGAGTTCAGCATTCATCATTACACGTGCAATTCTGCCGTTGCCGTCTTCAAAAGGATGTACTTCACTTACGAGAAACATCATATATGCTGCTCTTGCAAATGGATCAGTCAAAATTTTGTAATAGTCAAATCCACGTATGAGTGTACCACGAACAAGTTTGAAATCAACAAACAAGGTATTTCCAGCTCTGTTATTTTTTTCTTTGAATTGACCAGGAGATTTACCTATACGTGCTGATAGCAATGTTTTATGTCTTGAGAGAAGTAATTCTAGAAATTCATCAGAACTATTTGGAATTATTTTCATTTCGTTTCTGTTCGAGACTATTTGATATGTACCAAGAATATCGTGTGAATCATCTCCGCGGTTAGGTAAAGGAACACCGGTATCTATTATATTTTTTGCTTCAGAGACTTCGAATACGGTTCCCTCAATGTAGTTGGAAAAATAAGCTTCAAAGAAAGCGAAATTCCTAAAAGAATTTAAGGATAAATTTTTCTCCGGGCGTTCTTTAAAAGTTTTGTTGTGCAGATAGTTAGAGAGTAACTCAAAGAGTTCTATTCTGTTTCTATCATAAGGCAATCCTGCAGCACGTGATAAAGCTAAATCTGATTTTAATATTTTAGAGGGCTTGGTGGCAAACAAAGCACCTATAATTTTGTTTAGTGATTCAAACTCTTTTTGCATATCAAGTATTTCAGATAATTGCTTTGCTATATCACGCAATTGATTTAAACCATTTTCCCCTTTTATTCTTAAAATATCATCTAACTTTTCCTCAATCTGAGGAATGGTTAAAGACTTTGAATCGGGACCGGATTTT is a genomic window containing:
- a CDS encoding Fic family protein; its protein translation is MSELIFASANRQENYKISKLLQENKLRKIAPRIYSTNLEEKPSEIISRNILEILGNLYPGSVLSHRSAFEFKPTSTNQIFVTYSYTRKIKLPGITINFLEGKGPIEGDNKMIGELYVSSKERAFLENLQITKKSGPDSKSLTIPQIEEKLDDILRIKGENGLNQLRDIAKQLSEILDMQKEFESLNKIIGALFATKPSKILKSDLALSRAAGLPYDRNRIELFELLSNYLHNKTFKERPEKNLSLNSFRNFAFFEAYFSNYIEGTVFEVSEAKNIIDTGVPLPNRGDDSHDILGTYQIVSNRNEMKIIPNSSDEFLELLLSRHKTLLSARIGKSPGQFKEKNNRAGNTLFVDFKLVRGTLIRGFDYYKILTDPFARAAYMMFLVSEVHPFEDGNGRIARVMMNAELISKNQSKIIIPTVYRDDYLLTLKRLTNLPVRQAG